From a region of the Nitrospira sp. genome:
- a CDS encoding cytochrome c, with protein MAMIKRGGSLVVMLMLMATMLSCGSRPPIDDRVPSTHLEKALALQAPFGDARHAAPEIVAAGKTLYEGKGTCHLCHGLSGKGDGPANHMHAKNPPRDFTDCAVQRDRDDGELFWIIKYGSPGTAMQALIPNLLSEEEGWKVIAYLRTFCKWGEPPA; from the coding sequence ATGGCGATGATTAAACGAGGCGGCTCTCTCGTCGTGATGTTGATGCTCATGGCGACGATGCTGTCATGCGGCTCGCGCCCGCCGATCGATGACCGCGTTCCCTCCACGCACTTGGAAAAAGCCCTCGCCTTGCAGGCACCGTTCGGTGATGCGCGGCACGCTGCACCGGAGATTGTGGCAGCGGGGAAAACTCTCTATGAGGGCAAAGGCACCTGTCATCTCTGTCATGGGTTGAGCGGGAAAGGAGATGGCCCGGCCAACCATATGCATGCCAAAAATCCTCCCCGAGATTTCACGGATTGCGCGGTGCAGAGAGATCGCGACGATGGCGAGCTCTTCTGGATTATCAAGTACGGTAGTCCAGGAACTGCCATGCAGGCCCTCATTCCGAACCTTCTCAGTGAAGAGGAAGGCTGGAAAGTGATTGCTTATCTGCGAACCTTCTGCAAGTGGGGAGAGCCACCGGCTTAA
- the trmFO gene encoding methylenetetrahydrofolate--tRNA-(uracil(54)-C(5))-methyltransferase (FADH(2)-oxidizing) TrmFO, giving the protein MRDDVVIVGGGLAGSEAAWQAANRGARVTLYEMRPKEMTKAHKTGGLAELVCSNSLGSTDPLNAPGILKEEMRRVNSLIISAAEQARVPAGSALAVDRERFSQTITQALEGHPRIRILHEEIAEIPVDCLCIIATGPLTSDKLSQAIRAVTQSKHLYFYDAISPIIDADSINMDIVFRASRYDKGGDDYLNCPMTDTQYDAFYDTLMAAEKVQPKEFEKTPYFEACVPIEVLAERGRQTMQFGPLKPVGLKDPRTGIEPAAVVQLRTENIHRTCYNMVGFQTKLTYPEQKRVFRMIPGLEQAEFLRYGSLHRNTFINSPQLLFNTLQFKARSTLFFAGQLIGVEGYTESAAMGGLAGINAARALAEQPLITPPPTTAHGCLVSHITSSDPRHFQPMNTNFGLFPPLSNPPKDKDKKRRALSQRALEDFNSWKIQSGLS; this is encoded by the coding sequence ATGAGAGATGACGTCGTCATCGTGGGCGGTGGTCTGGCCGGTTCGGAAGCGGCCTGGCAAGCGGCGAATCGCGGAGCCAGAGTCACGCTCTATGAAATGCGCCCAAAAGAGATGACGAAGGCGCATAAAACCGGAGGATTGGCCGAGCTCGTGTGCTCGAATTCACTGGGATCCACTGATCCTCTGAATGCGCCAGGCATTCTCAAGGAGGAGATGCGCCGCGTCAACTCGCTGATCATCTCTGCCGCCGAGCAGGCCAGAGTGCCGGCCGGATCGGCGCTGGCTGTCGATCGTGAGCGGTTCTCGCAGACCATAACCCAGGCCTTGGAAGGACATCCTCGCATCAGAATTCTTCACGAAGAGATTGCGGAAATTCCCGTGGATTGCCTCTGCATTATCGCCACAGGGCCGTTGACCTCGGATAAACTCTCACAGGCCATCCGCGCTGTGACACAATCGAAGCACCTCTATTTTTACGACGCCATCTCGCCGATCATCGACGCGGATTCCATTAACATGGACATCGTCTTTCGTGCCTCTCGCTACGACAAGGGTGGAGATGACTATCTGAATTGCCCCATGACCGATACGCAGTACGACGCCTTTTACGATACTCTGATGGCAGCGGAGAAGGTGCAGCCAAAGGAATTTGAGAAAACTCCCTATTTCGAGGCCTGCGTTCCGATTGAAGTGTTGGCAGAACGTGGCCGCCAGACAATGCAGTTCGGTCCTCTGAAGCCAGTCGGCCTGAAGGATCCGCGGACCGGGATAGAGCCGGCGGCAGTCGTGCAGCTGCGGACAGAAAACATCCATCGCACGTGCTACAACATGGTAGGATTCCAGACGAAACTCACCTACCCGGAGCAGAAGCGCGTGTTTCGCATGATTCCCGGGCTCGAACAAGCCGAGTTCCTGCGGTATGGGAGCCTCCATCGCAACACCTTCATCAATTCCCCTCAACTCCTCTTCAACACGCTGCAATTCAAGGCACGCAGCACACTATTCTTTGCGGGGCAACTCATCGGCGTGGAAGGCTATACAGAATCGGCGGCCATGGGAGGCTTGGCCGGCATCAATGCGGCGCGGGCTCTAGCAGAGCAACCATTGATCACGCCGCCACCCACAACAGCGCATGGCTGTCTGGTTTCTCATATCACTTCATCGGACCCTCGCCATTTCCAACCGATGAACACCAATTTCGGCTTGTTTCCTCCCTTGTCGAACCCTCCCAAAGACAAAGACAAGAAGCGCCGCGCGTTGAGCCAGCGTGCCCTCGAGGATTTCAACTCATGGAAGATACAATCAGGGCTTTCATAA
- the xerC gene encoding tyrosine recombinase XerC, with translation MEDTIRAFIKYLHVERNASDETIRNYRSDLQQLARFLRRTEEEPIRIRVDAVTSDDVRAYLHSLDRQGEKASSLARKLACLRSFFRFLVREGVVRTNPAESLRSPKLPKPLPRVLTKDDAAALMEFPTGVSPLSLRDRALLETLYSTGARVSEVVGINYGDLNEADGVVRLKGKGRKERVVPIGDVALHAIRVYRTSLRVPAIASQVSAPIFLNHRGGRITTRSVAQIVSRYSSRLVGGSVSPHALRHSYATHLLDEGADLRSIQEMLGHASLSTTQKYTHVATDQLLAVYDRAHPRAKAASIISGKDRKSS, from the coding sequence ATGGAAGATACAATCAGGGCTTTCATAAAGTACCTGCACGTTGAGCGCAATGCGTCGGACGAGACCATTCGCAATTACCGATCCGACCTTCAACAACTGGCAAGGTTTCTCCGTCGAACGGAAGAAGAGCCCATCCGCATCCGAGTCGATGCAGTCACCAGCGACGATGTTCGTGCCTATCTCCACAGCCTGGATCGACAGGGCGAGAAAGCGTCATCCTTGGCGAGGAAACTCGCTTGTCTTCGGAGTTTCTTTCGGTTTCTGGTTCGTGAAGGCGTGGTTCGGACCAACCCCGCAGAAAGCCTGAGAAGCCCTAAGCTACCAAAGCCGCTCCCTCGAGTGTTGACAAAGGACGATGCCGCGGCGCTCATGGAATTTCCTACGGGGGTCTCACCGCTCTCCTTGCGGGATCGTGCCTTGCTCGAAACATTGTACTCCACTGGCGCTCGAGTGAGTGAAGTCGTCGGAATCAACTATGGGGACCTGAACGAGGCGGACGGGGTTGTCCGCCTCAAGGGCAAAGGTCGCAAGGAGCGGGTGGTTCCGATCGGGGACGTGGCGCTGCACGCGATCCGGGTGTATCGGACATCCTTGCGTGTGCCGGCCATCGCTTCACAGGTATCGGCTCCGATTTTCTTAAATCATCGTGGAGGCCGGATCACGACTCGGAGCGTCGCTCAAATTGTTTCGCGGTACTCCAGCCGTCTCGTCGGCGGATCGGTAAGTCCTCATGCTCTGCGGCATTCCTACGCAACGCACCTGCTCGACGAAGGCGCGGATCTCCGCTCCATACAGGAAATGCTCGGGCACGCCTCGCTGAGCACAACACAAAAATATACACATGTGGCGACGGATCAACTCCTCGCCGTCTATGATCGAGCCCATCCTCGAGCCAAGGCAGCGAGCATCATCTCGGGAAAGGACCGCAAATCTTCATGA
- the hslV gene encoding ATP-dependent protease subunit HslV — protein MIIRSTTILCVRRDGRVAMGCDGQVTVGTTVMKHNAKKLRRLHHDQVLAGFAGATADAFTLFEKFEAKLEEYRGNLTRAAVELAKDWRTDRVLRRLEALLAVAGRDQSFVISGTGDVVEPEDGILAIGSGGPYALAAARALLRHSQLEAPVIVTEAMTIAGSIDIYTNQQIIVEELRG, from the coding sequence ATGATTATTCGATCGACCACCATCTTGTGTGTCCGACGCGACGGACGGGTCGCCATGGGATGCGACGGCCAGGTGACCGTAGGCACCACGGTGATGAAGCACAACGCCAAAAAGCTTCGACGCCTGCATCATGATCAAGTACTGGCCGGATTTGCCGGGGCCACCGCGGATGCCTTTACGCTGTTCGAGAAATTTGAGGCCAAGTTGGAGGAGTATCGAGGCAATCTCACCAGGGCAGCGGTTGAGCTCGCGAAAGATTGGCGAACCGACCGCGTGCTTCGACGTTTGGAAGCGCTCCTGGCCGTCGCAGGTCGTGACCAGTCGTTCGTCATTTCAGGAACCGGCGATGTTGTGGAGCCGGAAGACGGCATTTTGGCCATCGGCTCGGGTGGACCCTATGCTCTCGCGGCTGCCAGAGCCCTGTTACGCCATTCGCAACTCGAGGCCCCGGTGATCGTCACCGAAGCCATGACCATCGCGGGCTCTATTGACATCTACAC